The Gossypium arboreum isolate Shixiya-1 chromosome 4, ASM2569848v2, whole genome shotgun sequence DNA segment TTAGACCTTCGTTATTGTGTTGTCGTTGGCCACCATTTCAAGCCGCATTCATCCCCTTCAAGGTCAAATTCAGCTATTTCTCTCTCTCTTGAAcaaaagtaatttttttaaacAGTAGCACttttttattgttgttgttatttgTTAATGACTTGATGTTAATACAgctaatgttttaatttttaattgaatttgtAATGTACAATTGATGATTATgatgttattattttaatgtgtttaatttttgtttttattttttaaaatttttaataattgtttttcaaaattttcttttttaatctATGTTCCGGTTGGACCGGTGATTTAATAGGAAATCGGTTCTCTGATTCAGAAAATATTgttatttgtcaattttatttttcaattgatATATTGGAGAAAAAAAACGTAACatctaaatttaaattttctaataatttagtaattttaataaaatagtaattaattaaacaaagataacaagaGATAATAGAGTTTATTTAGTCCCTTAAAAAAGGGCTTAttagaaagaaaaaaggaaaaaaaatctaAGAGCTCTTTGGAGATTTTAGCCAAGTTTAGATTCATGCAGTGCTACTACTTCTATGGCCTCTGATAAGTAATCAGTCAAGTGGATTTCAATTAAAGAAGGCTTTTTACTTCCATTTTATTTCACCAACCAAACAGCAAGGGAATTAGGGTTTCAAATGTGGCCTGGGTGATTAGAGATTAAGCTTAGAGCTCCTTTTTTTTTCCCTATTCATTTCATCGTAATTCTATCAGGTATGTTTGATCCGTTCGTTATCTTACCACATCCGGTTTCTTTTCATAGCGATATCAATTTAAATGCGATCTAAGTTTTGTTCCTGATCGGATCTTTAAAATGGACCTCTCTGTATATCAGTCATAATTTGTTTTATTCTGGAATTCTTCTCATTACATTTGCAGAGTTATTTAGTTTCTGTTCTGTTCCCGATGAAATGGAACGGGAAACAATTTCATTTGCCTTTCTTAAAATTTGTACACCAAACAAAGTAGCAAATTAGTTGCTTTTGGGTCTTAGATTGTTGTTTCTCTTTGTTATGGAGTTCGTCTGCTCGGCAAAGTAATTTCTAATTTCTTATGTTCTATGCATTTTGCAGGCCAATTACTTGGTTAAtgaatttcataaaaaaataaatgaaaacagTTTAGAGGCAATGTTGGCATCTAGGTTTTCTTTCTTTGGAGGTGGGGGATCAAATAAAGTTGGCAATTCTGTGGAAGGCGATAAAAAGGAATTCAAAGAATTGAATCCGACGCTAAAACTGCAGACAGATAGAGATGTGTATAGACCTGGAGATTCTGTTTATGTTACAATTGAGATCTGCAATCCCTTTACTAGTGGCAATACTGGTGCCATTGTACCTTCGCTTTTGATTGAAAAGCTTGGCTTCGAAATCAAAGGGATCGAGAAGTTGGACACTCAATGGTATGCCACTCAAAAACCAGCGGCTGGAACAAAACAAAGGAGAGGTTTGTTTACCGCATATATGTGTTGAActatatatattcattgtttaTTTAGTTCATCAATTTCGTGATTTTCAGTTATATTTTTATTGGATGGTAAAATGAAGTGAGTAATGcaagtaaatttatgttttacatCGTATTGCATATTAAATAGATTGAGTTCAAAGTACTTATGTTTCCACTAGGACAATGAATTCAGATAAGTATAAAGGAGTTTTTCTAGATTTCTAATATGTTTCATTTTCTTAACTTTTAGCATTTATGTAAGCTGCTGATTTTGGGCAATTTGATCTCCATCTCAGAAAATTTAGATAAACTGAATTATCCATTGGCTTTCTTTTTACCAGGATATGAATAGAACTGAAATTGATATCAGAAAGAAAAGATCATATTGTAGCAATGACCTTATACTCTTTTCTTTTTAGTTTGATTTTTATcttttgtatatttatttattatttatattattattctcAATCTTTTTCAGGTGAACATGTTTTTCTGGACTGTTCAACACCATCAATGATTTCAAATCAGATTGTGCCTTCTGGTTCTGCAAAAACTTGTTCGTCCATTTCCTGGCTTTGTCTAAATTTGATGTTTATGCAAGTGCTTGTGTAAAGCTTTTTCATCACAATATGTAATTATGCTATTAATGAGTGTTTCTTCATACGGGCCATGTTGTCTTAATGACCACATGCCATCATGATTTGGTCAAAACCTAACTTgttaaagagaaaataaaaaactAGGAGGATGAATTTTGTCATAAGAGAAAAAGCAGAAGGAAGAAAGTACAAATGCTAAGTATATTATCAGCAAAGGAGACAAATTATACACACATCTGATTTTGAAGATGAAAGCTAAATTATATTACTGATTACTGTCACCATAGCTGATTGTGTGGCTGCAGGCATCCAGTCATGCAATGTTTTGATACTTATGTTTTTTGgcaaatagtattttattaactcTTGCTATTGTTAAATGTTGCAGCTTTCCACCATATTATCTTTCATTAGTCTGATTCAACTAGATTCATTTTTGTAACTGACTTTTGACGCTAACTGCAGATGTGGTACGGGCTGTGCTTCCTAGCGTTATACCTCCATCTTACAAGGGTTCTACAATtcgttatatatattatataaagagTGCTCTGTCTGTTCGATGGCTGATACTGGAAAATGGTCACTCCAGCAAGGATTCAGTAAAAGATCTTACTGAAGTGGTTGGTTTTACTTAATCTTCATAGTTTTTTCATTGAGGATCCCAAAATCATCTTCTGTTCTCTTTTTTTCAGAATTAGACATGTTTGACTTGCTGATAGGGATAGTGCTTCTGAAAAATAGGAAATGTGTTAAATTTTAGGTGAAGGTTTAGGTGGTGTGTGTTAGAAAATGGCAATATAAGTTTTTTATTGGTTCATAGGTGAGAAGGGCAGTGGAGCCAATGGCTATTTTTACACTTGTGTTAATGTTGATACTAGTCCAAAGTTACTGTTTGAGGAGTTAGGGCTAAAGTCCTGTCTGGAATCCTTTTTCCTCTAAAGGTTTTTGACGTTTTCTAAATTTGAATTCTCTTCAGTCATCCAGTTGTTATTATAGCCCAGGCTTATGATGTTTGGTACGTCATTTGTGCACTTGCCCGTAATATAGAAGATAATTTACCATTTTGTCCTGTTATATCTGGCTTATCATTGAATTTGTAAATCCATAGTTATGCTTATATGAACATTTTGGCACATCTATGCATGTGTTTCTTTGCATTTGTCCTCATGCACACCTGTGAATTCTTGGATAGAACTTGTCAGTGTCCTAGTCCAGTTCACCAAACTGCATATTCTGTCAAAGAGTTaagatatttatgaaatttataaactttaaacCCAAACAGGAGGCTCGTGTTCCTTTGCAAGTATGGGTGACTCAGAAAGGAAATGGTCTGGTGATGGAAGATGGTGAAAGTGATGGTAAGTTGCTACTATTTCAGGTTTACCATCTTTTTACTATTTCCTTTCTATCTCTTTTCTAATTATTAAATTTGGTGAAATAAATTAGTagtaactttttccctttataagATGATTTATGTTTTTGCAGTGAAGAATTTTCACTAAGTTTTAGGATATAAATGTAATAACTTGAGCAATAAAACAGGAAGACACAGTTATGTAAGAACTTCTATCTTGAGCAAGGGTGGATATCTTCTTATCATTGCTAGAGCCTAGATTCTTTATCCAGTTATGCTATGTTATTCGCCTGTCCTAGAGCTGACTTCAGTGTGCTAAACATTTTATTCTTGAATGCTATGTTACCCGGACTTTGGGTGAGTGTTGGATATGGGTATGTGCACCAAATGGTTATGCTCAATTTTTATccaagttttatttatttttgaggtTCACACCCCATACCCATGTCAATGTATGCATCAGACACAGGTATAAGGCTTGAGTACCTTGGGAAAATGAAGAGTCTGGTTGACGTTGCTTGGACTGTTTTAAGGAAGAAGTTGAATAAGTTGAAGTTACAATGACATAAAATTTGTAGCATGATTGAAGATTTCATGGTTTTTACTCTTTGAATTTGAGTTTGCAATGGGAGTCGTAGTGTAAATAACTGCCTGTGATACTGCATATCAAAATATGGCATGATGACTATGTTTTCTTTATTGATGATTCAGGTATTGTTCCTGCTACAACCATTCAAACAGATATATACTGGAAAGAGATGGATGGAGATTCAGAATGGGTAAGGCTGTTAGTAATGCTGCCAACTGCTAAAGCTTTTGACTTACTGTTTTAGTTGAATGAGAAAATTCATATTTGTTACAGGCTAGAGTCAATGACCTGTATGACAGTATTGAGGAAGGATATGAGAGCTCAAGGGATGAAATATCCTCTGTTTCATCCTTTAATCTTTCAAAGGAAAATCATAATAGAACCTTTGGAAGTTCCCTATCGTTGCAATCATCAGCAGCCAGGTCTTCATTTAGAGATGGTCCTTATTATGATGGAGACCGTTTGAGTTTATCTTCAAATGTAGGGCTTCCACGATTATCAGTAGCAGAGGTCTTGCATGATTCTAGTGCTGGTAATTAAGTTATACTTGATTATGTGGAGTCACTATTTGTCCTGAACTTGTTTCCTCTCCTTTTGTCATTATACTTACATGCTTTTGCCTTCTGTTAGATTGTTGTTGTAACTTTTAAGTTTCAACTGACCTGCAGAATTTCTTCTACCATTTGATTCAAATTAGTAATTTTTTCTGGTGCTTAGTATGCATTTTGAAATAGATGTTCTTCATGCAGACGTGTCAACTGCACTTCTATCTCCAAGTCAGCAGCAGACTTCTACAAAATCACTAGCTGCAAATGATATAACAGGAGTATCTTCTGCACCTAGCCCGGGAGCTACTGAACCTTTAGCATGTAAAGCACCAGATTTTCTGCTCCCTTTTTCATGTTTTGGTTGTTGCTAATGAAGCATGAATCTAGCCTTGAGCTGTCTCATATGTGGGTCCTGGTAAACTTATTTGCTACAAACATTTTCTGCAGCAGAAGGCTTTATTCGAGGAAGGTCTTATAATATCAGGATGGATGATCAAGTTCTGCTAAGATTCTCTCCTAAGAACTCTGAGTCCACTTATTACTTCAGTGATATGGTAAAATCAGTTTTAGACCGTAGCTTCTGTCTCCTTGCATGAATTTGCTCCCATTTATTTTCCTATTCTTATATTTTTCTGTTTCAATAACAGATAGGCGGGACTCTTACTTTCTTCCATGAAGAAGGAGCTAGAAGATGCCTTGAGGTAATGCAAATTATTACCATTGAGAAACTACTGAACCAAACAAGTGAAGAAACCATGGTCAGTTGAATGATTAATCTTGTAATTTACTGGAGTAATTTCCATCTTGTAGGTTTCAGTCACGCTTGAAACTTCTGAGACTATAAGTCGGCGTTTTGTTCATCCTTCTAGGAGGAATTCCCCAACAATTACCAAGGTGTGCCTTCCAAAAATTTTAATTCTACACAGCGAGTTGCTTTGGTGGATTCATGAATTAGAatattaacttttttttattgAACTCAATTAATGCTTGGTCTGTTTTGATATTAATGAAACCTGTAATAAGAAGTTACTCTTTCTCACACATTCATGTACTTGTATGCTTGGAAAGTGACACATTTGCAAATGCTTTTTGTTTGTTAAGAAGTTCTGTATTGCTAAAATCCTTTTTTGTCTCATTTCTGGTgtagggttttttttttcattgctggtgtaggttttttttttcttttcatagaTAGTGTTATAGTGTTAATTATCCCAAAAGCTTTCACTTTCCTTATAGTTTTTTCTCTTTTATACTTAAGAAAAACACATTGATTAAACCCTTTTCATGATTCTAATAAAACCATTTTTTAgtaaaaataaacaataaaatgaatttggGAGTAAAATAATGATTTTTCGAATTTTCTTCTTTTATTGTTAGTCATTATTCTATTTCAATAAGCATTGCTTTTGTCTAGGTACGAACATTGCATAGAATACACCATCTGTATCAGGCTTTTAGAAGTTTCAAACTGTTCCTTCTTTGATGCTTTTTTGAAACCCTATGACTCAAGATAAGAAACCTATTTTTTCCTCCTGCATATTTAGAGTCCTATGGTAAATCATGTTTATTGATTTTTCTTGTAGGTTCAGAGTGATCATCATGAGGTTGTTGCTGATTTGGTACAGACAGGTTTTCTCTTTTCTGTCCCCATGGATGGTCCCATGTCGTTTTCCACTCCTCATGTCTCGGTGCAGTGGGTTCTAAGATTTGAATTCTTTACTACTCCAAAGAATGTAGACTGGACAAGGTAAGACCATGTGTTACTGCAATAAAGTTCTAGCTTATCAAAAGAGTTTATCACTAATGGTCAAAGATTATCAATTTGTCGTATGCTTGTAAGTATATGCATATGCTGGTAATGCCCCTCTAACTGTGGCAGCAAATTTTTCTCATATCTATTGATGATACTCTGACAAAGTATTAGCCTTGTATCAGATTTAGATAACAATTTTACAGAAATTTTTATCATAACCGCTGAAACAATAGAATTCTACTAACAATTTGTTATCTAAATCTGAGACCGTCATTTGTTAGAATTTGCACTTGGACTCAGAAGTTGTACTGAAATTTAGAATATATCTGCCCTAGCTGTTGCCAAATATAATTCTTCTCCTTAATTCTGAGTTCAGATACGAACATCCTCTTTTCGTAGAAGGCAGAGACAAATGTGAGTGGGTTCTTCCTATAACAGTGCATGCACCTCCACCCGGAGCTCCAGGTGCCCACACACGGAGTGATAAACCTTTCTCCTTAGAGCCCTTGTGGACTCATAGTTGAAGGTAACTTGTTTCGACTCTGTTAGTGACTTCATTGCTGTGGTAAGATATGTTTCTTGGATCTATGAAATAGTAACCGAATATCTCAAATCCCTTATTTCGTTAGTACCGTTGATCGTGGGTGGGGAATTATTTTTTACCGAGCAGTCTCAAGCTCCATTTACCATTGCAACAAGAAGAATCTTACATGATAATGGCCAACAGTCTGGAACTGTTTGAATACGGGATTTTGTCTAGAAGTTTTAAACTCAGTTTGTGATTTTTAATCCCAGATTTGTAATATAACATGTTGATATTCAGCTTTTGTTACTGGAAATTGCATTGTTTCAGTCTTCTATTGTTGGGAAGCAGATGAGAAAaacgtaaatttttttttttgaggaaTATTTTATTTAGACTAAAGTTTAGCATTGCTAATGGAATAAATTTGGTTAACAAAACTGTGGTTTGATATCGTTTTTGTTGGGTTAAATTCTAAGTTTAGTCTTGTGTTCTTTTATCTATTTATACTGATTTAGTCCCTGTACTATTGTCTTATCAAAAATTGGTTCATCTACTTTTTGAATTTCTCATTTTCAGACTTTTGGATAACTCCGTTTAAAAATTAGCCCTAAATCTTTACAGCTTTTCTCAGTTTAGCTTATTTCTTTTTGCTTTAAACCTTTTATGTCGTGCATTATTGAAGTGGTAAAAAATTAGTCTGATTTGGGTaacttatttttattgttaattcctttttaaaataatgatgcgatttttttattttccataTCAATGTTTTGCTGTCCTGTTATGTGGCTTTTTGTTATTTGTTTTTATCAAATGAATATGCCAATGTCTACAACAACATAATAGTTAAAAAATCACATCATCATGTTTTAATTAGAGTTAATGAAAATTTTACATGAAGGATTGAATGAGTAATTGGAAGAATAGAGAAGtcaatttttatgtatttttacaAAATACACTTAGAACTCACCACACCAACTGTCACATTGGCATTTCTAATAGTTATATCAAATTGCAATAAAATTTGTTCTTTAAAAAACTgttcaatttgaaaaaaaaagttgaGGACtacttaaagaaaaaaaaagagtagaATTAAATTCATAATCATGTTTAATTATCAAATGGAGTTCACAGAAAAAgttataaaagaaaaaagaaaaaaaccattcaaaaataaaagtaaaggaagaatttaaatgaattaaatccaaaattataaaaacaatatttacaatttaaagCTTTTGTTGATATCTATACTTAAAAGTTATCCCCAAAACTTAATGTAATTTTGAATTTAACTTGAATGTAATTAGGGTGTttaaattttggttaaattgaattaattaaatatatttaattatgtcAATTGGTCAATTAATTGATCTAATTCGATTCGAGAGGTCTgttaataatttttgaaaattcggTTATCGTTAATTCAGTTTGAAATCAAATAATTaacgaattaattgaattaactgaacttaataattaataatacaaattatatgTAGTTTAATTCAGATAATTCAGTCAAATGAACattatcaaattattatttttatacttgctttaacaatatatatatatatataaatttcggttaaccgaccgaacTAATCGAAATATTTTGGTTCGGTTAACTATTAAAGGATTAAAAAATTCGATTAGTTCAGTTAATACTAGTTCAGTTCGGTTAACCTTATTAACACCCCTAAATGCAATGTCATTAAACTAAAAGGTTGGGTAAATTAGGAAGATTATTTGTATAAATTGAA contains these protein-coding regions:
- the LOC108460246 gene encoding uncharacterized protein LOC108460246 isoform X1, with the translated sequence MLASRFSFFGGGGSNKVGNSVEGDKKEFKELNPTLKLQTDRDVYRPGDSVYVTIEICNPFTSGNTGAIVPSLLIEKLGFEIKGIEKLDTQWYATQKPAAGTKQRRGEHVFLDCSTPSMISNQIVPSGSAKTYVVRAVLPSVIPPSYKGSTIRYIYYIKSALSVRWLILENGHSSKDSVKDLTEVEARVPLQVWVTQKGNGLVMEDGESDGIVPATTIQTDIYWKEMDGDSEWARVNDLYDSIEEGYESSRDEISSVSSFNLSKENHNRTFGSSLSLQSSAARSSFRDGPYYDGDRLSLSSNVGLPRLSVAEVLHDSSADVSTALLSPSQQQTSTKSLAANDITGVSSAPSPGATEPLASEGFIRGRSYNIRMDDQVLLRFSPKNSESTYYFSDMIGGTLTFFHEEGARRCLEVSVTLETSETISRRFVHPSRRNSPTITKVQSDHHEVVADLVQTGFLFSVPMDGPMSFSTPHVSVQWVLRFEFFTTPKNVDWTRYEHPLFVEGRDKCEWVLPITVHAPPPGAPGAHTRSDKPFSLEPLWTHS
- the LOC108460246 gene encoding uncharacterized protein LOC108460246 isoform X2, encoding MLASRFSFFGGGGSNKVGNSVEGDKKEFKELNPTLKLQTDRDVYRPGDSVYVTIEICNPFTSGNTGAIVPSLLIEKLGFEIKGIEKLDTQWYATQKPAAGTKQRRGEHVFLDCSTPSMISNQIVPSGSAKTYVVRAVLPSVIPPSYKGSTIRYIYYIKSALSVRWLILENGHSSKDSVKDLTEVEARVPLQVWVTQKGNGLVMEDGESDGIVPATTIQTDIYWKEMDGDSEWARVNDLYDSIEEGYESSRDEISSVSSFNLSKENHNRTFGSSLSLQSSAARSSFRDGPYYDGDRLSLSSNVGLPRLSVAEVLHDSSADVSTALLSPSQQQTSTKSLAANDITGVSSAPSPGATEPLASEGFIRGRSYNIRMDDQVLLRFSPKNSESTYYFSDMIGGTLTFFHEEGARRCLEVSVTLETSETISRRFVHPSRRNSPTITKSDHHEVVADLVQTGFLFSVPMDGPMSFSTPHVSVQWVLRFEFFTTPKNVDWTRYEHPLFVEGRDKCEWVLPITVHAPPPGAPGAHTRSDKPFSLEPLWTHS